CGTCTACGCCCGGTACCTTCCCGATCGGTTCCGTGATGCGGGGTACGGACTGCTCCGGAAGCTGGTCTAAGAGGACACGACATGTTCCACCACCGCGAACGACGTGCGAGGACGCCAGCACACGAGACCGCCCTGGATTGTCTCGAGGCTGGCATCACAGCCGCGTTGCCAAAGGAAGTGGTTTCCTCCACCGTCGATCTCGACGGCAAGACGTTCGCGGTCGGTGACGCGGCCTACGATCTCGACGAGTACGACCGACTCCTCGTCCTCGGCGGCGGCAAGGCGTCCGGCGGGTTCGCCGCGGCGCTCGCCGATCGGCTCGGGTCCCGTCTCGACGGCGGCGCCGTCGTCACGACGAACGTCGACACGGCCGCCGCCGGTCCGATCGACGTTCGCGAGGGCGATCACCCGACCCCCACGGAGCGGAACGTCCAGGCGACGGCGGAGATTCTCGAACGCGCCGGGTCCGCCACCGGTGAGACGCTCGTGCTCGCGATCGTTACGGGCGGTGCGAGCGCGCTGTGGTGTGCGCCCGCCACCGACCTCACGCTGTCCGACCTGCAGCGGACGACCGACGCGCTGCTCGCGTCCGGTGCCTCGATCGACGAGATCAACGCCGTCCGCAAGCACTGTTCGGCGATCAAGGGCGGGCAACTGGCACGCGCGGCCGCTCCCGCGACCGTCGTCACGCTCGCGATCAGCGACGTCGTCGGCGACGATCCGTCCGTGATCGGAAGCGGGCCGACGGTGCCCGACGCGAGCACGTTCGGCGACGCGCTCGCCGTGCTCGATCGCTACGACATCCGTGACTCCGTGCCGGAATCGGTGGTCGATCGACTCGAACGAGGTGCAGACGGTGAACTGGCCGAGACCCCCGACGAGAACGACCCGGCCGTCGCCGAGAACGAGGGCGACTGGCACTGCCTCGCGAACGGCCGGACGGCGATCGACGCCGCCCGCGACGTCGCCCGAGAGCGTGGCTACGAACCGCTCGTGCTCTCCAGTCGACTCGGCGGCGAGGCAAGCGAGGTCGGACGCGTCCACGCCGGCGTCGCCGCCGAAATCGCGGCCGGCGGCGATCCCGTCGAGCGACCGGCGATCGTCCTCTCCGGCGGCGAGGTAACCGTCACCGTCGACGGCGACGGCACCGGCGGGCCGAACCAGGAACTCGCGCTGGCGACGGCGCTCGAACTCGCCGATACCGGGACCGACGCAATCCTCGCGAGCGTCGATACCGACGGCATCGACGGCCCGACGGACGCCGCCGGTGCGATCGTCGATCGGGAGTCGATCCCGCCCGACGAGTCCGAAACTGCGCGACGCGCACTCGCCGAGAACGACGTCTACGACGCGCTCGACGACCGATCGGCGCTCCTCCGGACCGGATACACGGGCACGAACGTGAACGACCTTCGCGTCCTCGTCGTCCCGGCGGCCGACTGAGTCCGCGAGAGCCGGTACCTGTCCGGGGCAGTCGATCGACCACCGGCGAGTGTCCGGTCGACGTCACGAGACGAACACGGCACTCGAACTGCCGCCCCCCGATTTCGACGATCGTTGTAACAAGCATTTATTATCGTCGATGATAGAGTCGCGATCGATGACAGTCACCACGGATGATCTCGAACGGACGGATACAGAGGTTCGCATTCCACCAGCCGTCGATGCTCCGCGAGCGAAACTCGTCTACCTCTGTCTCGACCTGCTCGGCGGGCAGACGGTCGACGACCTCCATCGAGTGACGAACGTCCCGAAACTGAGTCTCTACAGCATCCTTCGGCTGCTCGAACGGGAGAACCTGGTTCGAAAACAGGGGGAGGAATACCGAATTTCGGACGCGTGACGGGCGTCTCACGACAGTTCGTCGCTCCTTCCGAAATCGCCAGTCTGAGCTGAAGAACCAGTTTCGGGACGGAACCAGTTACGGGGCAGTCGGGCAGCCAGGACGAACCCTCGGAGATGGGCACCCGGGTCCGGACTCCGGGCCCGGAGCTCTCAATCGGCTGCCGTTCCGTCGGTCCGGACGCCCTCGGAGAGCGTGTACGCTCCACCGGTACACTGCCGGATCTCGCCGTCCTGCTGGAGCGTATAACAGTGGCGCTCGACCGTGACCGGGTGCTCATCGAGGGAGGCTGCAAGGTCCGGAATCGTCGCTGGTTGGGACTCGTCGAGAACGTCGAGGATCAGTTCCCGGTCGATCGTGTCGGTGTCTCCCATAGGGGTCTCGTTCGAGAGTTCTCGAACACGATCATCAACCGTTCGCCGCATTCCCAGTTGTCGAGAACGGTCCCGTAGTGAGTCGTCGAGAGCGGTTACCCCCTGTCGTCGTCGATCGACGAGGACGAGGCGATCACGTCCCGGCCCGCTACCGGAGACAGGCCGCGACGACCTCGAGCATCCCCTCGCCGCGGACTTCGTCCGCGAACAGCGGGACGCGCCGAACGTCGGTCCCACGGAAGAGTTCCTGCGCTTCGGCGAGTGCGGTTTGCTGGACGTCCCAGCGTCGCTGGCAAAACTCGCAGTCGTCGAGGTTCGGCTGCAGGAACTCGCCCTCGACGTCGTCGGTGACGTTCGAGAGCGGTTCCATGACCCGATTGACGACGACCGTCCCGACCGGAATGTCGAACTCCCGGAGTTGCTGGCGCAGGCGCTTCGACTCGACGACGCTCATCTCCTCGGGGACCATGACGATCCGGAAGTCGGTCCGGGCCGGGTCCCGTAACGCGGCCCGCAACCGTTCGATCCGCTCGCGCAACTCCTGGAGATCCTCGAGATCGGCCTCCTCCTCGGGCGGTTCCTGCCCGCCGAACATCCCCTTCATCCCCTCGATCATTCCGCCGATTCGCTGGCGAAACTGAAGGATCCGGCCCATCATCGAGTCCATCATCTCGGGAAGTCGGAGCAGGCGAAGCGTGTGACCCGTCGGCGCCGTGTCGACGATCACCCGATCGAACCGGGGGTCGTCCATGTACTCGAGCAGTAGTTGCATCGCGGCCGCTTCGTCCGCACCGGGCATCGCGCCGCCGAAGACCGCGTCCATCGGCGACTCCTCGCCGAGCATCTCGCCGAGTCCACCGAGGGCCTCCTCGCCCTGCGCGGCGAAGGCCGCTTTCCCTTGCTCCATCGCGTGCTCGGGATCGATCTCGGCACCGTAGAGCGGGACGTCCTCGCGAATGCGGCCCGGTTCGGCGGGGACGTCGGTCTCGAACGTATCGGACAGCGAGTGTGCTGGATCCGTCGAGACGACGAGCGTGCGAGTGCCGCCGCGGGCGCTGTCCAGCGCCGTCGCGGCCGCCATCGTGGTCTTCCCGACGCCGCCCTTCCCGCCGTAGAGTACGTACTCGGGCCCGTCGATCGGCTCGTCCGATGGCTCGACGTCGATTCGTTCGCGGTCCTCCGTTCCCTCGACGGCGTCCGTCGGCGTCACCTCGATCGTGTGCGCACCGTCGTCCGCGTCGGTCTCGCCATCGTCTCGCGTCTCGTCCGAACCTTCCTCGTCGACCGGCTCGACGTCGATTCCACTCATACGGGCCGATTCCCGGTCCGGACAGGAGTATTCGTCGGTCTTTCCCCGATCGATCGGACCGTGAACCGCTGACGATCCTGACCTATGATACCCTTATACACTGAGTCTAACTATTATATTGCCTTACCCATTAATGTGTTTAAGAGCTAACCTTATTCGCGTGGAGCGTGTCGATCGACGTGAAGACCGCCGACCACGATTTCGTCGATATCCCCCTTACAGAACCCATGACACCCCGACTCACACAGCGACCCGCGGACGAACTGGCGGACCGGAGAGCCATCGAACCGTTCCCCTACGGATCCGATCGAACCGGGTTCCTCCCGACCGCGTCAGCCCGCGGCGTGCTCCGGTCGCGGGATCCAGCCGGCCCGATCGGCACTGCCGGCTCGACCGACTGTCCGAACTGTGGATGCGAGACGATCGACGGCGCAGGGCTGTTCGCCTGCACGGACTGCGAGTGGACCGGGACGCTCCGCTAACGCGCGAACAGCAGGCCTGCATCGACGCCGGGCCGAGAGTCGTGGGTCCCGACGGCGGTTCCAGCGGGCCTGCGGAGAACGACCACAGCGTTATCCCGCTTATTCCCGTGTACACACGGTATGGGAGATACGAAAAAGGGTCGAGACAAACAAGCCCGCGACGCGGAGAACCGCCAGCGAGAGCGGGAACTCGAAGAGGCCCGTGACCGCGGTGACGAAGCCGAACCCCGTGACGAACGGGACGAGACCCAGCGCGGGGACGACGAGATCCAGCACGAGGCGGGCGACGATCCGGACCCACGTCGCGAGTGTCACCGTCGCGGCTGCACCGAACCGGCGACGTTCCGCGTCCTCGAACGATACCAGGAAGAGACCGGTCACGGTGCCGTCGAGGCGGAGGCAGTCCTGTGTCGAGACCACACCGCCGAAGAGAACCCCACGAACCTCGATGGCGTCTACGCGGACTACGTGTTCCTGGTCGAGCCCATTCCGGAGACGGGGAACGCGGACGCAGCCTGACCCCTCCGTGGTCCAGAATCCAGAAGCGGGGTTCATATGCTAGCTGGGTGTACGAGTACCGTGACTCGGACCGCGTTGCTGGTGCCGATCCGCTATCCACCGAACACGGCCAGCGTGCAGACAGTAACCCACGCGATCGACCTCGCCGAGGGATTCGACGATGCCCATCTGTTCATCCTGCACGTGAACGCCCTCCACAAGGGCGGAGACATCGATCGAACGGAACTCCGTCGAGCCGTCGAGGACGAGATCGATCCACCCGAAAACGCGACCTGTCACGTCCGGGATGCGTTCTTGATCGAAAAAGCGATTCTCGACGAGGCCGCCCAGCAGGACGTCGACTACGTCGTCATCGGGGAATCGATGCGGTCGCGATGGCGCCGACTGCTGGCCGACCGCCTCGGCGTCGGCATCGATCTCGAAACGGTCCTCCACAGCCAGCTAAACGCCGAACTCGTCGTCAGTTAGCGTCCGGGTGGGTCGCCACTGTAACGACGACTCGTGAAGTGAGCCGACTCGATCCCCGGCGATCGACTCCGCTAGTCGAAATACGACGCCAGCCGATCGGCCGCCTCCTCGACGCGCGGCGTGACGAGCGCGAACCGGAGCCAGTCGGCCCGCGAATCGCCGAAGGCCTCGCCGGGCATGCCGGCCACGCCCGCCTCGTCGATCAGTTGCTCGACGTTCGCGAGCGTCCCCGGGTAGCCGTCGAAGCGAGCCATCACGTAGAATCCGCCCTGTGGCGTGGTGTACTCCGCACCCGCCGCGTCGAGGGCGTCGGTGAACGTGGCGACCCGATCGGCGAGCAGGTCCCGATTGCGCTCGTAGTAGTCGGGGCCGGTCTCGCGGAGGGCCCGCAGGACGGCGTACTGCGCGGGCCGGCTTCCGGCGACGTTGACCAGCATGTGGCGGCTCCTGGCGTTCTCGACGAGACGTGGCGGGAAGACGGCGTAGCCGACCCGGAAGCCGGTGATCGCCAACGACTTCGAGAACGCGTTGGTGACGATGCGGTGGTCCGAGTCGAACTGGAGCGCGCTCGTGAATCGGCCCGAAAGGTCGTAGTGGTCGTACACCTCGTCGCTGATCAGGATCGCGTCGTACTCCTCGGCGATCGCGACGAGTTCCCGGACCGTCTCCTCGGGGTAGACCGCACCTGTCGGGTTGTTCGGCGAGTTGACGACGATCGCGGCCGTCTCCTCGCTCGCGGCCGCCCGGACCTCGGCCGGATCGAGTTGCCCCGTCTCGTCGGCAGTCACGTAGGACTGGGTCCCGCCGAGTAGCGTCGTCTTGCCGGGATAGTAGGGGTAGACGGGGTCGGGAAGCAGGATCTCCCGGCCCCGATCGCGCTCGAGTGCGCGCGCCATCGCGAGGTAGTTCGCCTCGCCGGCCCCGTTCGTGATCACGACCTGTTCGACGGCGACCCCGCGCCGAGCGGCGATCTCCTCGCGCAGTTCGCGAAGCCCCTCGCTGGGCGGATACTGGAACCGATCGGAGTCGAAGTCGGCGTAGTCGTGAAGCCCCGCCCGGAGCGCTTCCGGGGGGTCCCAGTCGGGGTTGCCACTCACCATGTCGACGACGTCGCGATCCGCCTGTGCCGCGTACTCCATCACGTGAAAGAACAGCGGCGTCTCGTACTCCATGTCCGGTACTGGGCGGGCCGGTACCGTCGTTCTTTCGTCACGGAGCGACTCGTCGTCACTATCCACGTCGCTTACAACCCGACAGCGCGTCCGGTAGCACGTATGAACGACGACATCGATCGCGATCAGCCGATGGACGTCGCCGACGCGCTCAGGGACCGCGACGAAACCCTGGCCGTCGCGGAGTCCTGTACCGGCGGGTTGATCGGCGCGGCGATCACCGCCGTGCCGGGCGCGAGCGACTACTTCGATTCGGGGCTGACGACCTACGCGTACGACGCCAAGCGCCGCCACCTCGGCGTCAGCCGCGAGGCGCTGGACGAACACGGGGCCGTCTCCGAACCCGTCGCGCGCGAGATGGCCCGCGGCGTCAGGGACGTCACGGACGTCACGTGGGGGGTCGCGACCACCGGCATCGCGGGGCCGACCGGCGGCACCGACCAGAACCCCGTCGGTACCGTCTACATCGGCGTCGCCTACGCCGGGCCGTGGGGCTCGGAGACCTCCGCCTGCACCGTCTCCCGCTACGAGTTCGACGGCGATCGGGCCGCCGTCCGGGCGAAAACCGTCGACCAGGCGCTCGCGGATCTACTCTCGGCCATCGACGACCGAGACCGCGCGTAAGCGCACCCGGTTCCGTCCTGCAGACCCGCAACCAGGCGATTTACCGCCGCGGCGTGGGTTTCGATTGACGATCGGGGCGGTGCGGATCGGCGTTCGAACCGGTGACGATGGGCGTTCGAATCGATGGGAGCATAGTCTCGGCGCGCCCGCGGGAGGTCCCCTCGGTCCCGATACGATATCGAAACCCGCTCCGATCGCTACCCTGCCAGCGATCCAAACTGGTTCGACGGGCCGACACTCCAGAGAGAAAACTATTCGAAAGTCGACTGTCCAGTACCAGTGGATGAACAAGAAAGGTCACGTTCTCAATGCCATCCTGCTGAGTATCGGGCTGGGGTATCTGCTCGAACCGGCGGGCGATCTGAAAACGTTCGAGACGATGATCGCGATCGGGATCCCGGTCACGCTCGGTGCGCTCTTTCCCGACGTCGACACGGCGTTCGGAAAACATCGAAAGACGCTGCACAATCTCCCGATGCTCGTCGGCTTCTACGTCTTCCCGTCACTCTTCGGCAACCTCGAGTACGTCTGGATCGGCGTGTTGACACACTACGTGCTCGACGTGGCGGGCAGCAAACGCGGCATCGCACTGTTCTATCCGGTCTGGAAGAAGGAGTTCGGGCTTCCGATCGGCGTCACCGTCAGCAGTTCGCGCGCGACGCTCGCGACCGTCCTCGTCACCGCCGGCGAACTCGCTCTCGTCGCGCTGATCGTCTTCGAGGTTCCACAGCGGGGCTTCGACGTGGGGCGGGCGGCGCTCGGAATCTAGCCGCCCGACGGCCTGAGGTGGGAACTGGATCGGGGCCACTCCCGATCACAGCTC
The nucleotide sequence above comes from Halosolutus halophilus. Encoded proteins:
- a CDS encoding glycerate kinase type-2 family protein, producing MFHHRERRARTPAHETALDCLEAGITAALPKEVVSSTVDLDGKTFAVGDAAYDLDEYDRLLVLGGGKASGGFAAALADRLGSRLDGGAVVTTNVDTAAAGPIDVREGDHPTPTERNVQATAEILERAGSATGETLVLAIVTGGASALWCAPATDLTLSDLQRTTDALLASGASIDEINAVRKHCSAIKGGQLARAAAPATVVTLAISDVVGDDPSVIGSGPTVPDASTFGDALAVLDRYDIRDSVPESVVDRLERGADGELAETPDENDPAVAENEGDWHCLANGRTAIDAARDVARERGYEPLVLSSRLGGEASEVGRVHAGVAAEIAAGGDPVERPAIVLSGGEVTVTVDGDGTGGPNQELALATALELADTGTDAILASVDTDGIDGPTDAAGAIVDRESIPPDESETARRALAENDVYDALDDRSALLRTGYTGTNVNDLRVLVVPAAD
- a CDS encoding helix-turn-helix domain-containing protein; this encodes MTVTTDDLERTDTEVRIPPAVDAPRAKLVYLCLDLLGGQTVDDLHRVTNVPKLSLYSILRLLERENLVRKQGEEYRISDA
- a CDS encoding Lrp/AsnC family transcriptional regulator, whose translation is MGDTDTIDRELILDVLDESQPATIPDLAASLDEHPVTVERHCYTLQQDGEIRQCTGGAYTLSEGVRTDGTAAD
- a CDS encoding ArsA family ATPase produces the protein MSGIDVEPVDEEGSDETRDDGETDADDGAHTIEVTPTDAVEGTEDRERIDVEPSDEPIDGPEYVLYGGKGGVGKTTMAAATALDSARGGTRTLVVSTDPAHSLSDTFETDVPAEPGRIREDVPLYGAEIDPEHAMEQGKAAFAAQGEEALGGLGEMLGEESPMDAVFGGAMPGADEAAAMQLLLEYMDDPRFDRVIVDTAPTGHTLRLLRLPEMMDSMMGRILQFRQRIGGMIEGMKGMFGGQEPPEEEADLEDLQELRERIERLRAALRDPARTDFRIVMVPEEMSVVESKRLRQQLREFDIPVGTVVVNRVMEPLSNVTDDVEGEFLQPNLDDCEFCQRRWDVQQTALAEAQELFRGTDVRRVPLFADEVRGEGMLEVVAACLR
- a CDS encoding universal stress protein; translation: MTRTALLVPIRYPPNTASVQTVTHAIDLAEGFDDAHLFILHVNALHKGGDIDRTELRRAVEDEIDPPENATCHVRDAFLIEKAILDEAAQQDVDYVVIGESMRSRWRRLLADRLGVGIDLETVLHSQLNAELVVS
- a CDS encoding pyridoxal phosphate-dependent aminotransferase translates to MEYETPLFFHVMEYAAQADRDVVDMVSGNPDWDPPEALRAGLHDYADFDSDRFQYPPSEGLRELREEIAARRGVAVEQVVITNGAGEANYLAMARALERDRGREILLPDPVYPYYPGKTTLLGGTQSYVTADETGQLDPAEVRAAASEETAAIVVNSPNNPTGAVYPEETVRELVAIAEEYDAILISDEVYDHYDLSGRFTSALQFDSDHRIVTNAFSKSLAITGFRVGYAVFPPRLVENARSRHMLVNVAGSRPAQYAVLRALRETGPDYYERNRDLLADRVATFTDALDAAGAEYTTPQGGFYVMARFDGYPGTLANVEQLIDEAGVAGMPGEAFGDSRADWLRFALVTPRVEEAADRLASYFD
- a CDS encoding CinA family protein, with protein sequence MNDDIDRDQPMDVADALRDRDETLAVAESCTGGLIGAAITAVPGASDYFDSGLTTYAYDAKRRHLGVSREALDEHGAVSEPVAREMARGVRDVTDVTWGVATTGIAGPTGGTDQNPVGTVYIGVAYAGPWGSETSACTVSRYEFDGDRAAVRAKTVDQALADLLSAIDDRDRA
- a CDS encoding metal-dependent hydrolase, with the translated sequence MNKKGHVLNAILLSIGLGYLLEPAGDLKTFETMIAIGIPVTLGALFPDVDTAFGKHRKTLHNLPMLVGFYVFPSLFGNLEYVWIGVLTHYVLDVAGSKRGIALFYPVWKKEFGLPIGVTVSSSRATLATVLVTAGELALVALIVFEVPQRGFDVGRAALGI